The Trueperaceae bacterium genome has a window encoding:
- a CDS encoding CAP domain-containing protein, translating to MSDARVKALVMVGAVGLVLVALGACAPRTTRVPTTTGAFAPAPREPDGSAYRPQVMRLLELVNIERAHGAACGAQLMPPVPPLTLEPRLVRAAQLHSDDQAAHFAMGHGGSDGSSPGVRATRAGYVWSLVAENVAWNQPTPEVVMQAWMDSPGHCENIMRDGVVELGAGETDLFWTLVFAAPL from the coding sequence GTGTCGGACGCTCGCGTGAAGGCGCTGGTCATGGTCGGTGCGGTCGGGCTCGTGCTGGTGGCGCTCGGTGCCTGCGCGCCGCGGACGACACGCGTACCCACTACTACGGGTGCGTTCGCCCCCGCGCCGCGCGAACCCGATGGCAGCGCCTACCGACCGCAGGTCATGCGCTTGCTCGAGTTGGTGAACATCGAGCGCGCCCATGGCGCCGCGTGCGGCGCACAGCTCATGCCGCCCGTGCCGCCTCTCACGCTGGAACCGCGCCTCGTCCGTGCCGCGCAGCTGCATAGCGACGACCAGGCGGCGCACTTCGCGATGGGCCACGGCGGCAGCGACGGCTCGAGCCCCGGCGTGCGTGCCACGAGAGCGGGCTACGTGTGGTCGCTGGTCGCGGAGAACGTGGCCTGGAACCAGCCGACGCCAGAGGTCGTGATGCAAGCCTGGATGGACAGCCCGGGCCACTGCGAGAACATCATGCGCGACGGCGTGGTGGAACTTGGGGCGGGGGAGACGGACCTCTTCTGGACCCTCGTGTTCGCCGCGCCGCTATAG
- a CDS encoding GntR family transcriptional regulator produces the protein MTAGTGTRGARLPLVVGADDYVPMYQQLVHQIRHLITSRVLAADDRLPSVRELARQLGINAGTVALAYRKLHAEGLIASRRGRGTFVVPLSHDLERSVDRHKALQAAIDRLLERANALGFDAASVHQGLVTRPARRRRFPFVVAMASMRGAEKYAAQIVAAVPEEVSAEPHCLTIAELEGNASSARAAYRTAYFTFTFMSHVPGVGASLTALGIESEVVGLTSELTGVTIAGLAALSAEGNYCLVGESYSISVALNVLARFSRLDLSRIRVFTEHDPPEALLTAAPDLYIHTFGAGPRLDELGIGADLRLELRFSLSAEARRRVAQLFRATGAPTTVARTADIILDA, from the coding sequence ATGACTGCGGGCACGGGAACACGGGGCGCCCGCCTACCGCTGGTGGTGGGCGCGGACGATTACGTGCCCATGTACCAGCAGCTCGTCCATCAGATCAGGCACCTCATCACCAGCCGAGTGCTCGCGGCGGACGACCGGCTGCCGTCGGTGCGCGAGCTGGCTCGGCAGCTCGGGATCAACGCCGGCACGGTCGCGTTGGCGTACCGGAAGCTCCACGCCGAAGGTCTGATCGCTAGCCGCCGGGGGCGCGGAACGTTCGTGGTTCCACTGAGCCACGATCTGGAGCGCTCCGTTGACCGGCACAAGGCGCTGCAGGCGGCCATCGACCGGCTGCTCGAACGCGCCAACGCACTCGGGTTCGACGCGGCCAGCGTCCATCAGGGCCTCGTGACCCGGCCCGCACGGCGCCGGCGGTTCCCGTTCGTCGTCGCGATGGCGAGTATGCGCGGCGCCGAGAAGTACGCCGCGCAGATCGTCGCGGCGGTGCCCGAGGAGGTGAGCGCCGAGCCACACTGCCTGACCATCGCCGAGCTCGAGGGGAACGCTAGCTCGGCGCGGGCGGCATACCGGACGGCCTACTTCACGTTCACCTTCATGTCGCACGTCCCCGGGGTCGGGGCCAGCCTCACCGCGCTCGGCATCGAGTCGGAGGTTGTGGGCCTCACCTCGGAGCTGACGGGCGTCACGATCGCCGGCCTCGCGGCGCTGAGCGCGGAAGGCAACTACTGCCTGGTCGGGGAGTCCTACAGCATCAGCGTGGCACTGAACGTCCTCGCCAGGTTCAGCCGCCTCGACCTGAGCAGGATCCGGGTCTTCACCGAGCACGACCCGCCCGAGGCGCTCCTCACCGCGGCGCCGGACCTCTACATCCACACCTTCGGTGCCGGCCCGCGCCTCGACGAGCTCGGGATCGGAGCAGACCTGCGCCTCGAGCTGCGGTTCTCGCTCAGCGCAGAGGCGCGCCGGCGTGTGGCGCAGCTCTTTCGCGCGACGGGCGCTCCGACAACGGTCGCACGGACGGCGGACATCATCCTGGACGCATGA
- a CDS encoding sugar phosphate isomerase/epimerase: MQLGFATAILPDLSLEEVLAFAADEGFRWLEVMCWPTDASDRRRYAGVTHIDVGTLTPADAERVKGLCRKHGVGISGLGYYPNPLAPDEAESAVYTAHLGRVIDAARLLDVGVVNTFIGRDPTLPIEAQWGRVEAVWQPIVAQAEAASVKLGIENCPMLFSLDEWPGGKNLAVSPEVWDELFRRLPSPNLGLNFDPSHLVWQGIDIDRALRDFAHKLVHVHLKDERVDEELLYRRGTLGLGWHVPKIPGLGDIDWPGFFRTLASVGWDGPVIIEVEDRAFEDSLAGRQEAVRAAGRYLRTVMELGG, encoded by the coding sequence ATGCAACTCGGCTTCGCCACCGCCATCCTCCCGGACCTGTCGCTGGAAGAGGTCCTGGCGTTCGCCGCCGACGAGGGCTTCCGGTGGCTCGAGGTCATGTGCTGGCCCACGGACGCCAGTGACCGGCGCCGTTACGCTGGCGTGACCCACATCGACGTCGGCACGCTCACGCCGGCCGACGCCGAGCGCGTGAAAGGGCTCTGCCGCAAGCACGGCGTTGGCATCAGCGGCCTCGGTTACTACCCGAACCCGCTCGCTCCGGACGAGGCGGAGAGCGCGGTATACACAGCCCACCTTGGGCGCGTCATAGACGCCGCGCGCCTGCTCGACGTCGGCGTCGTCAACACGTTCATCGGCCGCGACCCCACCCTGCCGATCGAGGCTCAGTGGGGCCGGGTCGAGGCCGTGTGGCAGCCCATCGTCGCGCAAGCGGAGGCCGCTTCCGTGAAGCTGGGGATCGAGAACTGCCCGATGCTCTTCAGCCTGGACGAGTGGCCGGGCGGCAAGAACCTCGCGGTCTCGCCGGAAGTGTGGGACGAACTGTTCAGGCGGCTGCCCAGCCCGAACCTCGGCCTCAACTTCGACCCTTCCCACCTGGTGTGGCAGGGCATCGACATCGACCGCGCCCTACGCGACTTCGCGCATAAGCTCGTGCACGTCCACCTCAAGGACGAGCGGGTAGACGAGGAGCTCCTCTACCGCCGCGGCACCCTGGGCCTCGGCTGGCACGTCCCCAAGATCCCCGGTCTCGGCGACATCGACTGGCCGGGTTTCTTCCGCACCCTCGCCTCTGTAGGGTGGGACGGCCCCGTGATCATCGAGGTCGAGGACCGGGCGTTCGAGGACAGCCTCGCCGGGCGGCAGGAGGCGGTGCGCGCCGCGGGGCGGTACCTGCGGACGGTGATGGAGCTCGGGGGCTGA